The following proteins are co-located in the Patescibacteria group bacterium genome:
- a CDS encoding putative metal-binding motif-containing protein yields the protein MKNRLFVLMGFLSIGACDNQDLTEDTALDSGATVHEADPNDAARHAYCTLTESPVTDDEDGDGWGAMETPTCVTVVPAGKSKRIGDCDDADSAIFPSAQEQQNGYDDNCNLQVDEPNANSVKCWTDGDNDGHRLETFFTSPDGDCESSGEAYFSEPAGECDDANAAINVDRAEVLNNGLDDDCNTLTSDKGSVVYSKDGDGDTFGNSAGGTSAVPAVGFVANNTDCNDANAAVNPNAPDPTVDGVDQNCDGKDGPSSNTYTFWKDVDTDGFGNLSSPTTVNVNVAPAGYVNNSTDCNDGNSAVKPGATEVCDAQDNNCVSGIDEGNVCVNGTTWYQDKDGDLFGNALVFTVQVGQPAGYVASATDCNDGNSAVKPGAVEICDAQDNNCVSGIDEGNVCSTSTFTFYKDADVDGYGNLSQPTTVNVNVAPAGYVALSTDCDDTKATVHPLASEIIGNEIDEDCTGTEVCYIDLDDDTFRTSLNLPIGSANVSCADPFEAKATDPATDCDDIRAMIHPGAIEQAGDGVDQNCDSLESCYLDGDNDKHRSVANQSTAIISTDLDCLDANEAASTVLVDDCNDSNPLQFPGATDTCGNNLDEDCSGGDAVCAVSWYEDKDADKFGNPLVTLLQASQPVGYVTDKTDCNDGNAAVKPGAVEVCGNAVDDDCSGGDLVCSLPSTNTWYKDGDSDKFGNPLVSVAQASQPAGYVAASGDCDDTRSDTYPGALDLSVDGHDQDCNGQDGTSSTGRTTNTWTFTLDAAATGMTLNNFEVKNVNTGAVVSTAIRSGSVVTVQLTTMRNDTLSIQCWLNNDADWCASNVHGGHILSATGPTGGYTVSQNTGDITYVADGTGKRYGGSVK from the coding sequence ATGAAGAATCGACTGTTCGTGCTCATGGGCTTCCTTTCCATCGGCGCGTGTGACAACCAGGACCTGACCGAGGACACCGCTCTTGACAGCGGGGCCACGGTGCACGAGGCGGATCCGAACGACGCCGCCCGCCACGCGTACTGTACCCTTACGGAATCGCCGGTGACGGACGATGAAGACGGTGACGGCTGGGGGGCCATGGAGACTCCGACGTGCGTCACGGTCGTGCCCGCTGGCAAGTCCAAGCGGATCGGCGACTGCGATGACGCGGATAGCGCCATCTTCCCGAGCGCGCAGGAGCAGCAGAACGGCTACGACGACAACTGCAACTTGCAGGTGGACGAGCCGAACGCGAACTCCGTCAAGTGCTGGACGGACGGTGACAACGACGGTCACCGGCTGGAGACGTTCTTCACCTCGCCCGACGGTGACTGCGAGAGCAGCGGGGAAGCCTACTTCTCCGAGCCCGCCGGCGAGTGTGATGACGCGAACGCGGCCATCAACGTGGACCGCGCGGAGGTGCTGAACAACGGCCTCGACGATGACTGCAACACGCTGACCTCCGACAAGGGCAGCGTGGTGTACTCCAAGGACGGGGACGGCGACACCTTCGGCAATTCCGCCGGCGGTACGAGCGCCGTTCCGGCTGTCGGGTTCGTGGCCAACAACACGGATTGCAACGACGCGAATGCGGCGGTGAATCCGAACGCCCCCGACCCCACGGTCGATGGCGTGGACCAGAACTGCGACGGCAAGGACGGCCCCTCGAGCAACACCTACACGTTCTGGAAGGACGTGGACACGGACGGCTTCGGGAACCTCTCGTCGCCGACCACGGTCAATGTGAACGTTGCCCCCGCGGGCTACGTGAACAACTCGACGGACTGCAACGACGGCAATTCCGCCGTGAAGCCCGGCGCGACCGAGGTGTGCGACGCGCAGGACAACAACTGCGTGAGCGGAATCGACGAAGGGAACGTGTGCGTGAATGGCACCACCTGGTACCAGGACAAGGACGGCGATCTGTTCGGGAACGCGCTCGTGTTCACCGTGCAGGTTGGCCAGCCGGCTGGGTACGTGGCCAGTGCCACGGACTGCAACGACGGCAATTCCGCCGTGAAGCCTGGGGCGGTGGAGATCTGCGACGCGCAGGACAACAACTGCGTCAGCGGAATCGACGAAGGCAACGTGTGCTCGACCAGCACGTTCACGTTCTACAAGGACGCGGACGTGGATGGGTACGGAAACCTGTCGCAGCCGACCACCGTGAACGTCAATGTGGCCCCCGCGGGCTACGTGGCGCTCTCGACCGACTGCGACGACACGAAGGCCACGGTCCATCCGCTGGCGTCTGAGATCATCGGCAACGAGATCGACGAGGACTGCACGGGGACGGAGGTCTGCTACATTGACCTCGATGACGACACGTTCCGCACGAGCCTGAACCTGCCGATCGGCAGCGCCAACGTCAGCTGCGCGGATCCGTTCGAGGCGAAGGCCACGGACCCCGCCACCGACTGCGACGACATCAGGGCCATGATCCACCCCGGTGCGATCGAACAGGCCGGTGACGGCGTGGACCAGAACTGCGACTCGCTCGAGTCGTGCTACCTGGACGGCGACAACGACAAGCACCGGTCCGTGGCCAACCAGTCCACCGCGATCATCAGTACGGATCTGGACTGTCTGGACGCCAACGAGGCGGCGAGCACCGTGCTCGTGGATGACTGCAACGACAGCAACCCGCTCCAGTTCCCCGGGGCCACGGACACCTGTGGCAACAACCTGGATGAGGACTGCTCGGGCGGTGACGCGGTCTGCGCGGTCTCCTGGTATGAAGACAAGGACGCTGACAAGTTCGGCAACCCGCTCGTCACCCTCCTGCAGGCTTCCCAGCCCGTGGGCTACGTGACGGACAAGACCGACTGCAACGACGGCAATGCCGCCGTGAAGCCGGGAGCGGTGGAGGTCTGCGGCAATGCCGTGGACGACGATTGCTCGGGCGGGGACTTGGTCTGTTCGCTGCCGTCCACGAACACCTGGTACAAGGACGGTGACAGCGACAAGTTCGGCAACCCGCTCGTCTCGGTCGCGCAGGCTTCCCAGCCGGCCGGCTACGTGGCGGCCTCGGGTGACTGCGATGACACCCGGAGCGACACGTACCCTGGCGCCCTCGACCTCTCGGTCGACGGCCACGATCAGGACTGCAACGGGCAGGACGGTACGAGCTCGACTGGCCGGACCACGAACACCTGGACGTTCACGCTCGACGCCGCGGCGACGGGCATGACCCTCAACAACTTCGAGGTGAAGAACGTCAATACGGGCGCGGTGGTTTCCACGGCCATCCGCAGCGGGTCCGTGGTGACCGTGCAGCTGACCACCATGCGCAACGACACGTTGTCCATCCAGTGCTGGCTGAACAACGACGCCGACTGGTGTGCCAGCAACGTGCACGGCGGCCACATCCTGAGCGCCACCGGTCCGACCGGCGGGTACACCGTCAGCCAGAACACGGGTGACATCACCTATGTCGCGGACGGTACCGGCAAGCGCTACGGCGGCAGCGTCAAGTAG
- a CDS encoding carotenoid biosynthesis protein, which translates to MLPTQKNVLWFMGLLAFSLVMNVIALKTGFPYGYFWYGSGWGLAILQVPLLFVLGFPLVFAGATALANRAGVPRGLPFMLTVALVLLAVDLIVEPGAVAEGLWAFRNGGEYLNVPVANFVGILFTGSLAAFVLPNNLRSEKAVALLLIFVALATLQSIRHGLIMPAIFGLLFVLAISWFDLKRHGWTSGN; encoded by the coding sequence ATGCTGCCTACGCAAAAGAATGTCCTGTGGTTCATGGGTTTATTGGCCTTTAGTCTGGTCATGAACGTTATCGCTTTGAAAACTGGCTTTCCTTACGGCTATTTTTGGTACGGGAGCGGTTGGGGATTGGCTATTCTGCAGGTCCCGCTGTTGTTTGTTCTTGGTTTCCCTTTAGTGTTTGCGGGTGCGACCGCCCTAGCCAACCGCGCGGGCGTGCCTAGAGGCCTGCCTTTTATGCTAACCGTAGCTTTGGTGTTGTTGGCGGTTGATTTAATAGTCGAGCCGGGCGCGGTCGCAGAAGGCTTATGGGCGTTTAGAAATGGGGGAGAGTACCTAAACGTTCCAGTAGCAAATTTTGTGGGCATACTGTTTACTGGTTCGCTGGCCGCGTTTGTTTTACCGAATAATTTGAGAAGCGAGAAAGCTGTCGCACTCCTCTTGATCTTTGTTGCGCTCGCTACTTTGCAATCAATTCGTCACGGATTAATCATGCCCGCGATTTTTGGATTGCTATTTGTGCTCGCTATTTCCTGGTTTGATCTCAAGAGACATGGCTGGACTTCAGGAAATTAA
- a CDS encoding MopE-related protein, giving the protein MFESRGRCGAIVLVLSLCLLLTAIGIRIGQFKQSVTTRDQPVVCKTIVESCDGIDNDCDGLVDEDDMCGPGTFTWYRDGDSDRYGSAARWRMTKTNVAPPGFVVVSGDCDDARSDTYPGAPDLSVDGHDQDCDGQDANR; this is encoded by the coding sequence ATGTTCGAATCGCGTGGTCGGTGTGGGGCAATCGTCCTTGTGCTCTCGCTGTGCCTCCTCCTTACCGCGATCGGGATCCGAATTGGGCAATTCAAGCAGTCCGTCACCACGCGTGATCAGCCGGTTGTTTGCAAGACTATCGTCGAGTCATGTGATGGGATCGACAACGACTGCGACGGACTCGTAGACGAGGATGACATGTGCGGCCCGGGTACGTTTACCTGGTACCGCGACGGTGACAGCGATAGGTACGGGAGTGCAGCGCGGTGGCGGATGACGAAGACGAACGTGGCCCCTCCGGGTTTCGTCGTGGTCTCCGGTGATTGCGATGACGCTCGAAGCGATACGTATCCTGGAGCCCCTGACCTCTCGGTCGACGGCCACGATCAGGATTGCGACGGTCAGGACGCGAATCGTTGA
- the dnaG gene encoding DNA primase → MDAKEEIKQKLDIAEVIAEYVTLKPAGSGAFKGLCPFHAERSPSFHVSRERQIFKCFGCDKGGDVFSFVMEMEGLNFIEALKMLAKRAGIELPEYKPTAEANRADVIYKIHEEATKFYEGVLAASSLTGIARNYLLTRKFPPALQIKFRLGTSTNDWDALALHLQKKGFAEGALVESGLCHRRKNGSGLIDRFRSRLMVPLSDANGRVVGFTARILPGGLPDEAKYINSPETPIYHKGAVLYGLHLAKSGIRKAGEVIIVEGNLDVIASHMAGVENVVASSGTALTETQLRTLFRYTKRLVFCLDDDAAGFAAAKRVFALALELQKKEPTLDVSIRCLVIPEGAGKDPDDVVRKDPELWQKIAAHSIEIVEYYFEKTLRVFNEKQDVSVEARRRLVDELLPQVAGLTREDERHLYLMRLSDATHVSVDVLRTMAQGYKVVKTFPDKAQASQTPKPAQPAQPPQPSFSPDLDKPTQAAVFLLGVCFKYEKAAGEILSRVPTEVLRDPWKSLYTHMDLVYNSAQTELSAAPQKQSLFTRLRAHLESVNAPELLKLLDALALKIDEMLARLPPKDVRAEVDRHLILFKDEREKSRRKALEAEIREAEISGDHARLTALMDDFALLLHPRE, encoded by the coding sequence ATGGACGCCAAAGAGGAGATCAAGCAAAAGCTCGATATTGCGGAAGTGATTGCCGAGTATGTGACGCTCAAGCCTGCGGGCTCGGGCGCTTTTAAGGGCCTGTGTCCGTTTCATGCTGAGCGCTCGCCGAGTTTTCACGTTTCTCGGGAGCGACAGATTTTCAAATGCTTCGGCTGTGACAAAGGCGGAGACGTATTTTCTTTTGTCATGGAGATGGAAGGACTCAATTTTATCGAAGCCTTAAAAATGCTCGCCAAGCGCGCGGGCATAGAACTTCCCGAGTACAAGCCGACCGCCGAGGCCAATCGAGCAGACGTCATCTATAAAATTCATGAGGAGGCGACGAAGTTTTACGAAGGCGTCCTCGCCGCGTCATCGCTCACGGGAATTGCCCGCAATTATTTGTTGACGCGAAAATTTCCGCCAGCACTGCAAATCAAATTTCGTCTCGGCACGTCTACGAACGATTGGGACGCCCTCGCGCTTCATTTGCAGAAGAAAGGATTTGCCGAGGGAGCGCTTGTTGAAAGTGGACTTTGTCATCGTCGTAAGAACGGTTCCGGACTCATCGACAGATTCCGTAGTCGTTTGATGGTTCCATTGTCCGACGCGAATGGTCGCGTGGTCGGCTTCACAGCGCGCATATTGCCTGGAGGATTGCCGGACGAAGCGAAATACATCAACTCTCCAGAAACGCCCATTTATCACAAGGGAGCTGTCCTTTATGGTTTGCATTTGGCGAAGTCGGGGATTCGAAAAGCGGGCGAAGTAATTATTGTTGAAGGAAACCTGGACGTGATCGCGTCCCACATGGCGGGAGTCGAAAACGTTGTGGCGAGTTCGGGCACGGCCCTCACCGAGACGCAGCTCCGGACGCTTTTCCGTTACACAAAGCGTTTGGTTTTTTGTCTTGATGACGACGCCGCCGGATTCGCCGCTGCCAAGCGTGTGTTCGCCCTCGCGCTTGAACTGCAGAAGAAAGAACCGACGCTCGACGTATCAATTCGTTGTCTCGTGATTCCTGAAGGAGCCGGGAAGGACCCAGATGATGTTGTCCGAAAAGACCCCGAGCTCTGGCAAAAGATTGCGGCGCACTCTATTGAGATTGTTGAGTATTATTTCGAAAAGACCCTTCGAGTATTCAATGAAAAGCAGGACGTAAGCGTGGAGGCTCGCCGTCGATTGGTTGACGAACTTCTGCCACAAGTGGCGGGGCTTACTCGAGAAGATGAACGACACTTGTATTTGATGCGCCTGTCAGACGCCACGCACGTGAGCGTCGACGTTTTACGAACCATGGCTCAGGGGTATAAAGTTGTGAAGACGTTCCCCGACAAAGCTCAGGCAAGTCAGACTCCAAAACCTGCTCAACCTGCACAACCTCCGCAACCTTCTTTCTCTCCAGATCTCGACAAACCTACTCAAGCCGCCGTCTTTCTCCTCGGCGTTTGCTTCAAGTACGAGAAAGCGGCGGGGGAGATTCTTTCTCGTGTTCCCACAGAGGTTTTGCGGGATCCGTGGAAGTCGCTTTACACTCATATGGACCTGGTATATAATTCCGCGCAAACGGAACTGAGTGCCGCACCCCAAAAGCAATCGCTTTTTACACGACTACGCGCACATCTCGAGAGTGTGAACGCACCTGAGCTGCTCAAACTGCTCGATGCCCTCGCACTCAAGATTGACGAGATGCTTGCCCGTCTGCCGCCAAAAGACGTGCGTGCCGAGGTAGACCGCCATCTTATTCTCTTTAAGGACGAGCGAGAAAAGTCCCGCCGGAAGGCACTTGAGGCAGAAATTCGGGAAGCTGAAATTTCCGGAGATCACGCCCGCTTGACCGCGCTCATGGATGATTTTGCTCTTCTACTGCACCCCCGCGAATAA
- the typA gene encoding translational GTPase TypA translates to MEFRNIAIIAHVDHGKTTLVDAMLKQSGTFNERDVIENCVMDSNELERERGITIYAKNTAIVVDGIKINIVDTPGHADFGSEVERVLRMVDSVLLLVDAYEGPMPQTKFVLRKSLALGLKPIVVINKIDKPTARPDWVLNQIFDLFVELGATDAQLDFKHIYSIGRDGIAKMELTDESKDLRPLFDLILKTVPPAKSETEKPMLMQVANLKYDNYVGRIAVGRIVEGIVKMNSTVTVIKQDGTRYTGKITKLYTHQGLTKVEVNEAVAGDIVQVAGFPDIYVGETIAESPDAEALPTLAIDGPTLTMNFMPNSSPFAGREGSLVTSRQIRERLERELEINVGLQVAFPESDGEFRVSGRGEMHLAILIEQMRREGFELQVSQPQVIMKTENGVKMEPMESVVIDVPDEYAGSVIEKLGKRKGDMTNMMSENGSTRLEYTMPTRGILGFRTEFMTITKGQGTFSHIFSGYAPHKGEITRRTSGSIISGETGKTTPYALAMVQERGAMFVAPGTEIYEGMVIGESAKETMTVNAVKEKQLTNMRASSADHIVVITPAIDMNLERALEYIDSDEYVEVTPQNVRMRKKYLTETERKRSGRSNANDV, encoded by the coding sequence ATGGAATTCCGAAATATTGCAATTATTGCTCACGTTGACCACGGTAAGACCACGCTTGTGGACGCCATGCTCAAGCAATCCGGTACGTTCAATGAACGTGACGTGATTGAGAATTGTGTCATGGATAGTAACGAGCTTGAACGCGAGCGCGGCATTACCATTTATGCCAAGAACACCGCCATTGTGGTGGATGGCATTAAGATCAACATTGTTGATACCCCAGGCCACGCTGACTTCGGCTCTGAAGTAGAACGCGTGCTCCGTATGGTGGACTCGGTGCTGTTGCTGGTGGACGCCTACGAAGGCCCGATGCCGCAGACAAAGTTTGTGCTCCGCAAGTCGCTCGCCCTCGGTCTTAAGCCGATTGTGGTGATTAACAAGATCGACAAGCCAACGGCTCGCCCAGACTGGGTGCTGAACCAGATTTTCGATTTGTTCGTCGAGCTCGGCGCCACGGATGCCCAGCTTGATTTCAAGCACATCTACTCTATTGGACGCGATGGCATAGCTAAGATGGAGCTGACGGACGAGAGCAAGGATCTTCGCCCGCTGTTCGATTTGATTTTGAAGACTGTTCCCCCAGCTAAGAGTGAAACTGAAAAGCCGATGCTCATGCAGGTAGCGAACCTTAAATACGATAACTACGTTGGTCGTATTGCGGTTGGTCGAATTGTTGAGGGTATTGTAAAGATGAACTCGACCGTTACCGTTATTAAACAGGACGGCACGCGCTACACCGGCAAGATCACGAAGCTTTACACCCACCAGGGTTTGACGAAGGTAGAAGTGAACGAAGCTGTGGCTGGCGACATTGTGCAGGTGGCCGGTTTCCCGGACATTTACGTAGGCGAAACGATCGCCGAGTCTCCTGATGCTGAAGCTTTGCCGACTCTCGCTATCGACGGCCCGACCTTGACCATGAACTTCATGCCGAACTCTTCCCCGTTTGCGGGACGAGAAGGCTCGCTTGTTACTTCTCGCCAGATTCGCGAGCGTTTGGAACGCGAGCTTGAAATCAACGTTGGACTCCAGGTTGCTTTCCCGGAAAGCGATGGTGAGTTCCGTGTTTCTGGCCGCGGTGAAATGCACCTGGCAATTTTGATCGAACAGATGCGCCGCGAAGGCTTTGAGCTCCAGGTGTCCCAGCCGCAAGTAATCATGAAGACGGAAAATGGCGTGAAGATGGAACCCATGGAATCGGTAGTGATTGACGTACCGGATGAGTACGCCGGCTCAGTGATTGAAAAGCTCGGCAAGCGTAAGGGTGACATGACGAACATGATGAGCGAAAACGGTTCAACCCGTTTGGAGTACACCATGCCAACCCGCGGTATTCTTGGCTTCCGCACGGAGTTCATGACGATTACCAAGGGCCAAGGTACGTTCTCCCACATTTTCTCCGGCTATGCTCCGCATAAGGGCGAAATCACCCGCCGCACTTCCGGCTCCATCATCTCCGGTGAAACCGGTAAGACCACACCGTACGCTCTCGCTATGGTCCAGGAACGCGGTGCCATGTTCGTGGCTCCTGGTACGGAAATTTACGAGGGCATGGTGATTGGCGAAAGCGCCAAGGAAACCATGACCGTGAACGCGGTCAAGGAAAAGCAGCTGACCAACATGCGTGCCTCTTCCGCTGACCATATCGTCGTGATTACTCCAGCGATCGACATGAACTTGGAACGTGCTCTCGAATACATCGACTCCGATGAATACGTGGAAGTCACGCCACAGAACGTCCGCATGCGCAAGAAGTACCTGACCGAAACAGAACGCAAGCGCTCGGGTAGATCCAACGCGAATGATGTTTAA
- a CDS encoding YbhB/YbcL family Raf kinase inhibitor-like protein: protein MRISSPEFKNGDRIPPQFTCDGDDVNPELRIDAVPAAAKSLVLMVDDPDSPSGNWLHWSVWNISPDTRVIKEDSVPAGAREGETDFSEVGYGGPCPSYGEHVYRFAIYALDKELEVPHESSRPVLEKALEGHILSSAFLTGRYQRVKKEARISKASKATVKV from the coding sequence ATGCGCATCTCATCTCCCGAATTTAAAAACGGTGATCGGATTCCTCCTCAATTTACTTGTGACGGTGACGACGTAAATCCAGAATTACGGATTGATGCAGTACCAGCCGCTGCAAAGAGTTTAGTACTCATGGTTGATGACCCGGACTCGCCTAGTGGAAATTGGTTGCATTGGTCAGTGTGGAATATTTCTCCTGATACGCGGGTGATCAAGGAAGACTCTGTGCCCGCGGGCGCGCGTGAGGGGGAGACTGACTTCTCAGAAGTCGGTTACGGCGGCCCGTGCCCAAGTTACGGCGAACATGTGTATCGTTTTGCCATTTACGCCTTAGATAAGGAGCTTGAAGTTCCGCATGAGTCATCTCGTCCGGTGCTTGAGAAAGCCTTGGAAGGGCACATTTTGAGCTCGGCATTTTTAACCGGCCGTTATCAGCGGGTGAAAAAGGAAGCGCGGATAAGCAAAGCCTCGAAAGCAACGGTTAAAGTATGA
- a CDS encoding sigma-70 family RNA polymerase sigma factor: MARLVERGMTRGFVTESEVMFAFNYIEDHLELFDEFLDRLEKKGLHFVEMQGGLLGGGKSRDDVYEKLRMTVDKKSDSVLSSELTQDSIQMYLREIGKIPLLNAEEEVALAKRKERNEKEAERRLIEANLRLVVSIAKKFVGKQLSLLDLIQEGNVGLFRAVKKFEYRKGYKFSTYATWWIRQAITRALADQSRTIRIPVHMVETINRYKQVERRLIQDLGREPLLEELAAEMGLALEKVQHIQKISQETVSLDTSVGDDDDDSTLGDFVVDVKNLSPDKAAARQLLKDYVLEAMRDLTPREQKILEMRFGLEDGVSHTLEEVGREFDVTRERIRQIEAKALEKIQQKEIIQKLRDY, translated from the coding sequence ATGGCTCGTCTGGTAGAGCGTGGCATGACCCGCGGCTTCGTGACGGAAAGTGAAGTGATGTTTGCTTTTAATTACATTGAGGATCATCTCGAATTGTTCGACGAGTTTCTTGATCGTCTCGAAAAGAAAGGTTTGCACTTCGTAGAAATGCAGGGCGGATTGCTCGGCGGCGGCAAGAGCCGTGACGACGTGTACGAGAAGCTGCGCATGACGGTAGATAAGAAGTCTGACAGCGTCCTCTCGTCCGAGCTGACGCAGGATTCTATTCAGATGTACTTGCGCGAGATCGGCAAGATTCCACTCTTGAACGCCGAAGAAGAAGTCGCCCTCGCCAAGCGCAAAGAACGCAACGAGAAAGAAGCAGAGCGTCGTTTGATTGAGGCGAACCTGCGTCTTGTGGTTTCTATTGCCAAGAAGTTCGTCGGCAAGCAATTGTCACTTCTCGATTTGATTCAGGAAGGTAACGTCGGCTTGTTTCGAGCTGTTAAAAAGTTCGAGTACCGCAAAGGCTACAAGTTCTCTACGTACGCCACGTGGTGGATTCGCCAGGCCATTACCCGCGCGCTGGCCGACCAATCTAGGACCATTCGTATTCCGGTTCACATGGTGGAGACGATCAACCGCTACAAACAGGTTGAGCGCCGCCTCATTCAGGATCTTGGCCGTGAACCATTGCTCGAAGAACTGGCCGCAGAAATGGGGCTCGCGCTTGAGAAGGTTCAGCACATCCAAAAAATCTCCCAGGAAACTGTTTCGCTTGATACTTCGGTAGGTGATGATGACGATGATTCTACGCTCGGCGACTTCGTGGTTGACGTGAAGAATCTGTCCCCAGACAAAGCCGCTGCCCGCCAGCTCCTTAAGGACTACGTGCTCGAGGCCATGCGTGACCTCACGCCCCGCGAACAGAAGATCCTTGAAATGCGTTTCGGCCTGGAAGACGGCGTGTCCCATACGCTCGAAGAAGTGGGTCGCGAATTCGACGTCACCCGCGAACGCATTCGTCAGATTGAGGCGAAGGCCCTTGAGAAGATTCAGCAGAAGGAAATTATTCAGAAGCTGAGGGATTATTAA
- a CDS encoding thermonuclease family protein, translating to MSKSQQQKLLGAIFSIVVIALGVWQASTTPPQFSTLDEEVSKADYRNVPEGYTVLSRVVDGDTIEVAFSDTDKYKVRLIGINTPESVDPRKPVECFGHEATEHLKALLNVSSVRLSTDPSQASEDKYDRWLRYVYTADGTDINLQMIKDGYAHEYTYNTPYVNQKVYRAAEAEAKTKKIGLWSPDTCNGNP from the coding sequence ATGAGCAAATCGCAACAGCAGAAATTGCTTGGGGCAATTTTCTCGATCGTCGTAATCGCGCTTGGTGTTTGGCAGGCTTCGACCACGCCTCCCCAGTTTTCGACGCTCGACGAAGAAGTCAGTAAAGCAGACTACAGAAATGTCCCCGAGGGCTACACGGTATTATCGCGAGTGGTTGACGGCGACACGATTGAGGTGGCCTTTAGCGACACCGACAAGTATAAGGTGCGGTTGATTGGTATCAATACACCGGAAAGTGTGGATCCGCGCAAGCCGGTGGAGTGTTTTGGCCATGAGGCTACTGAGCATCTGAAGGCCCTTTTAAATGTATCGTCGGTTCGTTTATCGACTGATCCTTCGCAGGCCAGTGAGGATAAGTATGATCGTTGGTTGCGTTACGTGTACACCGCTGACGGTACGGATATTAATTTGCAAATGATCAAAGACGGATACGCTCATGAGTACACGTACAACACGCCGTACGTTAATCAAAAAGTCTATCGAGCCGCAGAAGCGGAGGCTAAGACGAAAAAAATTGGACTGTGGTCTCCGGACACATGTAACGGAAATCCGTAA